CGCGCTGACGCTGACCGCCGGAGAGCTGATGTGGGTAGGCGGACAGACGCTGCGCCGGGTCAGGAATACCAACCTCGGTGAGCAGTTCGATAATCCGCCGCCGCAAAGCCGCACCTTTGAGGCCGCCGTGCAATTCAAGAATTTCGCCGACCTGCCGCTCGATCGTATGCAGCGGATTCAGTGAGGTCATCGGCTCCTGAAAGACCATAGTGACGGCGGCGCCGCGAATGCCGCGCAGCCGTCGTTCACTCAATTTCAGGATGTCTTCGCCCTTGAGCAGTGCCGTGCCGGAGACCGTAGCCGCCGGCGGCAGCAGCCGCAGGATCGACATGGCCGTCACCGATTTGCCGGAGCCGGATTCACCGACAATCGCCAGCGTGCGCCCGCGCAAGACCGAAAACGAAATGCCTTTGACGGCATCGAACGCCTTTCCGTCCTGCTGGAAGACGACGCGCAGATCGCGGACATCGAGGAGCGGCGCGTCGCTCATGCAATCGTCTTTCGCGGATCGAAGGCGTCGCGCACCGCTTCGCCGATGAAGATCAGCAGCGACAGCATGATCGCGATGACGAAGAAGCCGGTAAGCCCAAGCCACGGCGCCTGAAGGTTCGACTCGCCTTCGAGCAGCAATTCCCCAAGTGAAGCCGAACCCGCCGGTAGGCCGAAGCCCAGGAAGTCCAGCGCCGTCAAAGTCGAGATCGAGCCGTTGAGCACGAAGGGCAGAAATGTCAGCGTCGCAACCATCGCGTTGGGCAAGACGTGCTTGACCATGATCCGCGCATTGCTGAGGCCGAGCGCCCGCGCCGCTGTTACATATTCAAAGTTCCGTGCGCGCAGAAACTCGGCGCGCACGACATGCACGAGATTGACCCATGAAAACAGCAGCAGGGTCCCGAGCAGAATAAAAAAGCCGGGCGTGATGATCGAGGATATGATGATCAGCAAATAGAGCTGCGGCACGGAAGACCAGATTTCGATCAGCCGTTGCATGATGAGATCGATCCAACCGCCGAAATAGCCCTGCACTGCCCCCGCCGCGACGCCAACGACGGAAGAAACAGATGCGAGCGCTAAGCCGAAGAGGATCGAAATCCTGAAGCCGTAGATCAGCCGCGCGGCGACATCCCGGCCCTGATCGTCGGTGCCAAGCCAATTCCATTCGATATCCCCGCAGCCGTGGTTTGGCTTGCCCGGCGGCAAGACGCGCGTCGCCGCGGCGTCGCATTGCGCTTTCGTCAACATCCAGGTCGGCGGCGATGGCGCGGGCGTCGGCAGCGCACGTTCGATCGTCCGGTAAGAATAATGAATCGGCGGCCAGATCATCCAGCCATGCGCTTTGATCTCATCCGAGATGAATGGATCGCGATAATCTGTCCGGGCGAGAAAGCCGCCGAATTGCGATTCCGGATAATCGCGAAAGATCGGGAACAGGAACTCACCTTTGTAAGACGCCACGAGCGGCTTATCGTTGGCGATGAATTCGGCGAGCAGCGACAGGACGAACAGGATCAGGAAAATCCACAACGACCAATAGCCGCGCTTGTTATGCCGGAAATTGGCGAGCCGCCGCCGATTGAGCGGCGACAGCCGGATCAACCCGCTTGAACTTAGCGGCGGCGCGCGGCCAAATTCGCCCTTCGTGGCGGCGATCGACGCGGGCGCGCTCATCGCTAGACCTCCCGCGTCTCGAAATCGATGCGCGGATCGATCCAGGTATAAGTCAGGTCAGCGATCAAATTCACCACGAGACCGAGCAAGGCGAAAATATAGACATTGGCGAAGACTACCGGGTAATCGCGGTTGATGACCGACTCATAGGAAAGCAGCCCGAGGCCATCGAGCGAGAAAATCGTCTCGATCAGCAGTGCGCCGCCAAAGAACGCGTTAATGAATGCGCCCGGAAATCCGGCGATGACAATCATCATCGCATTGCGAAACACATGCCCGTAGAGCACACGCCGTTCACTCAAACCCTTCATCCGCGCGGTGAGCACGTATTGCTTGCGGATTTCATCGAGGAAGGAATTTTTGGTGAGGAAGGTGATCGTCGCGAAGCCGCTCAATGTCAGCGCCGTCACCGGCAGGGTGATGTGCCAGAAGTAATCCTTGATCTTGCCGAACAGCGACAGCGTATCGAAATTCTCCGACGTCAGGCCGCGCAGCGGGAAAATCTGCCAGAACGAGCCGCCGCAGAAGAGCACGATCAAGAAGATCGCGAAAAGGAAACTCGGGATCGCATAGCCGACGATAATGACGCTCGATGTCCAAACATCGAAACGCGAGCCGTCGCGCACCGCCTTGGCAATGCCGAGCGGGATCGAAATGAGATAGGAGATGAGCGTCATCCAGATCCCGAGCGAAATCGAGACTGGCAGCTTCTCCTTGATCAATTCGAGCACCGACGTGTCGCGGAAATAGGATTTGCCGAAATCGAAGCGCAGATAGTCCTTCAGCATGATCCAGAAACGTTCCGGCGCCGGCTTGTCGAAGCCGAATTGCTTGTTGAGTTCAGCGATGAATTTCGGGTCAAGCCCCTGCGCACCACGATAGCGCGAGCCAAACTCCGCTGAGCCGCCGCCGCCCGCGCGAGTATCACCGCCGGTGAAATTCGCTGTCGCGTTGGTCTCGAGCCCTTGCAATTGCGCCAGGATGCGCTCGACCGGGCCACCCGGCGCGAATTGTACGATCACGAACGAGATAAGCAGGATGCCGAAGACCGTCGGGATCATCAAAAGGATGCGGCGGACGAGATAGGCGAGCATATCACTGCCCGGGCAGATGAACGCGCGCGGCCTTGGCTGTGTCGTACCACCAGGTCGAGACGACGCCGATATCGTATTTCGCGCTGCGTTGGGGCCGAGAGAACAGGTCCCAATAGGCGACAAGATGATTGGGCTTGTTCCACATCGGTACCCAATAATGCCCGACACGAAGAATGCGATCGATCGAGCGGCAGATGTAGGTGAGCTTCTCACGCGTATCGACGACCAGCGCCTCTTCGATCAGGGCGTCGATGACGGGATCCGCAATGCCAGAAATATTATAGGAGCCCGGCACATTAGCTGTATGCGAGCTGAAATAGGCGCGCATCGCCTCCCCTGGCGTCAGTCCGAGACCGAAGCGCGAGGTGATGATGTCGTAATCGAAATTATCCGTCCGCTCTTTGAATTGTGCCGGATCGACGACGCGAAAGCGCGCCGTGATACCGAGCAAATTGAGATTGCGGATAAAGGGCGCGGTGTGCGGTTCGAGCGCGTTATCGAAATCGAGAAACTCGATTTCAAAAGGTTTGCCATCAGGCAGCAGTAGATTGTCGCCGTCGCGTTTGCAACCCGCGGCGATGAGGAGATCGTTTGCTTTGCGCAACAGCGCGCGATCCTGACCAGAGCCGTCCGAGACGGGCGGCACCGGCACCTCGCCGAAGACGGCCGCCGGCAATTTGGCCTTGAAGGGCGCGAGAATGGCGAGTTCTTCCGGCGAAGGCGTGCCGGTCGCCATCATCGGCGAGTTCTGAAAATAGGACGTCGTACGATGATAAAGCCCGTACATGATGTTGCGGTTTGTCCATTCGAAGTCGAAACACTGCTCAAGCGCTTCGCGAATTCGGATGTCCTTGAACTTGTCGCGGCGGATATTGAGGAACCATGCCTGCGTTCCCAGCGGCAATTGATCCGGCAATGTCTCGCGTTTCACACGGCCATCGTTGGCCGCGGCAAAGCCGTATTGCGTCGCCCAGACGGCAGAGGTGAATTCCTCGCGGAACGTGAAAACACCGGCCTTGAAGGCCTCAAAGGCGACTTTGCGATCCGCAAAATACTCGTAGCGGATGCGATCGAAATTGTTCTGCCCAACATTGACCGGCAGGTCCTTGCCCCAATAATCGGCGACGCGCTCGAAGACGATGAAATGGCCCGCATCGAAAGCGCCGACCTTATAAGGACCGGAGCCAAGCGGCGGCTGAAGCGTCGTCTCGTTGAATGCATTCTTGCCGTAATAGGCGGCGGAAAAAATCGGCTGGCCGGCGATGATCATCGCCGCTTCGCGGCCGTGGCCCTTGCGCAATGACACGCGTACGACGTCATCGGCTTCGGCGACCGCACTTTCGAGATCGCGCAGGGATTGCGAGATCGCCGGATGGCCTTGCGTCTTGAGGATATTGAGCGAGAAGACGACATCATGCGCCGTCAGTGGCGTTCCGTCATGGAAGCGCGCCTGCTTGCGCAGGAAAAATCGATAAGTCAGCTTGTCGGTGGAGACCCAGACCTTTTCGGCGACAAGGCCGTAAAGTGCGTCCGGTTCGTCGCTATTGCCTGCCATCAGCGAGTCGAAGATCGCGCCCATGCCGGCCGCGCCATCCCCCTTTAAAATATAATCATTGAAGGAATTGAACGTCGTCGGGCTAACGTTGGCGCCGCCGCCGCTCGGCTGCAAGGCGAGCTGGCCGCCCTTCGGCGCCTGCGGATTGACGTAAGCGAAGGACTTAAAATCTTTTGGCAATGCTAGATCGCCGAAGATCGACAATCCATGCGTTTCGCCGCCACTGGCCGGCGCATCGGCCAGAACCGGGATGGACCTGAATGGAATGCTGGCGCCGATAAGGCCGGAGCAAAGTTGTAGAACGGAGCGGCGGGAAACGACCAAACGTTGCTGCGATGTCAAAAAAGCCTCTCTGACGCTTTGCGAGATGCGGTCAGACTGTCCGAGGATTATGTCGCTTTTTAACCCGGCAGCGCAACACGAGACCGTCCGCGATAACAAAACGGCCGCGCAAGCGCGGCCGGTCTTCATGGAGCTTTAGCCAGGACCTTTTAATGCGCGGCGGGTGCTGGCAGCGGCACCGGATGGTCCGACAACGTGTCGAGATAAGCGACGATGTCGGCGCGCTTCTCAGGCGAGGGCTCGCCGGAGAAGGTCATCTTCGTGCCCGGCACAAACGCCTGCGGATCCTTGATGAAGATAAAAATGTCTTGCGGCGTCCAGGTGCCACCCTTGGCCTTCATCGCATCCGAATACTGGAAGCCCGCGAAAGAGGCGCGCGCGCGCCCGACAACGCCATAGAGCGGCGGCCCGAGGATGATCCCGCCGCCCTTCGCGAAATTGTGGCAGATCTGACAGGGCTTGGAATCGTCCTCACCCTTCTTGACGTCGGCCTTGCCGATGTAGGCGGCGAGAAGTTCGGCCGGCGCTGGCGCTGGCGCCGCCGCGGGCTTCCCAGCGTCGGTCGCAGCCGATTCGGCTGGCTTGGGCGGAGCCGGATGCGAGAATAGCGCGCTCGACGCCAGATAAACGACCTGAGCAAAAAGAAGCGTGCCGAGAACGCCCCCTGCGATCTTATTGAACTCAAAAGAATTCATGGCCTTACGAACTCCCCCGCAGAGCCGGCATTGACGGCGATCATATTAGCGACCGTTGATTAGTCGCTTTGCCGCAGCCTTGGCAACCCGTATAAGGCGGCCAATAATAATTTTCCTGCGGGTAAAGGCTTCGCCAGTAAATCTGGGACCTTATCCAAACGGCGGTCCTTCCGAGCGCCGAGGCTGCGAAAGCGTCCTCCGCGGACGCGCGCTTCTGAGACGAGAGATGACGAACAGAAAAATCGCTTATCAGGGCGAGCCCGGCGCCAATTCCGATATCGCCTGCCGCGCCGTCTATCCGGATTTCGAGCCCCTGCCCCGCGCCACATTCGAGGATGCGCTTACGGCGGTCTCCGATGGCTCCGCCGATTATGCGATGATCCCGATCGAGAATTCGCTGGCGGGGCGCGTCGCCGATATCCATGCGCTTTTGCCCACAGCGGGGCTTTATATCGTCGGCGAATATTTCCTGCCGGTGCATTTCCAATTGCTAGGGATCAAGGGCGCGAAGATCGATGGTCTCAAATCGGTCTATAGCCACGTCCACGCGCTCGGCCAATGCCGGAAGATCATCCGTAAGCTGAACCTTGTCGCCCATATCAGCGGCGACACCGCAGGCTCAGCCAAGGAGATCGCCGAATGGGGCGACTCGACGAAGGCCGCGCTCGCGCCAGCTTTGGCCGCGGAGATCTATGGGCTCGATCTCCTCGCGGCTGACGTGGAGGACGAGAAGCATAATACGACGCGGTTCGTCATTCTGGCGCGCGCGCCGCATTGGCCTGAACGCGGCACTGTTGCGACCGTCACGACGTTCGTCTTCCGCGTCCGGAACGTCCCGGCAGCGCTTTATAAGGCGCTCGGCGGTTTCGCCACCAACGGCGTCAATATGACAAAGCTCGAAAGCTATATGGTCGACGGCGAATTCACCGCGACTCAATTTCTCGCCGATGTCGACGGCCATCCCGACGATCCCGCGCTCGCGCGGGCCTTCGAGGAACTGGCATTCTTCTGCAAGGAATTCAAAATTCTGGGCGTCTACGCCCCCCATCCCTTCCGCACCGAAAGCGTCACCGCAATCGCGAAATGATGCTTTTTGAGCACGCTTCGGAGCGGAAAGTTCTCAAGTGCTCCAAAGCGGGCCGCTGGCCGTATTACTGCCATCAAGGCCAACTTAACCATCTTAGCCGATGGCCCAAATGCAACGCTTTTCAAGAAGGTCTCATAAAGGTTGACGGAACCTTCGTTTAACCATCGCCCGGTAGGACTATCGGATCGAGTGCCATGAAAGGAGTTTTGTCATGAGCCTTCACCCGCGCACGGGAGCTTTCAAGCTTGCCGTAGCTTTAGGCGCTGCCCTCGCCATGGCGGCCTGCGCCAAAAATCCCGGGGCTGACAGTCTCGCTGGCGGCTATGGCACTGCGACGCCTGGTTCGCCGCAGGATTTCAGCCAGAATGTCGGCGACCGCGTTTTCTTTGAAACAGATTCGACCGAGCTGACGCCAACCGCGCAAGCGACGCTCGACAAGCAGGCCACCTGGTTGCAGCAATACGGTCGCTACAATTTCGTTGTCGAAGGACATGCGGACGAGCGCGGCACGCGCGAATATAACTTCGCGCTGGGTGCGCGGCGTGCCGAACGCGTCAAGGAATATCTGACCGCACGTGGCATTTCGGGCGAGCGCATTCGCACGATCAGCTACGGCAAGGAACGCCCTGTCGCGGTTTGCAACGACATTTCCTGCTGGTCGCAAAACCGCCGCGTCGTGACCGACCTGAACCCGGGTCAGTCGTAAGCCTAATAGGCGGTTCCAAGTTACGAAAAGGCCGGTCACACAGACCGGCCTTTTGTTTTGACGCTCGCTAGGCAAGGCGCTCCGCCCGGACAGGCTCGTCAACGCCAACACTCTTCGCTTGGCTCGTCGTTTATTCTGGGGGCGCACCCGCGGGCGGACGTGAGGGAATCGCACGCAAGAAAGTCAGAGAAAAGAATGCGCCGACCCATGAACCAGCAGCGGCGAAGCACACGTAAATCCAGTTCTCTGTGTAATTGATGACAGCGTAAGACGAGAGCAGATACCAAAAGCTGCTCCAACTCGCCGCCGAAAAGCGGTGCCCCGCGCTGACGGCCGACGTGAACATGACATAGACCGCGTCCGTTGCCGCCGTCGCGAGAACGACGCCCGCCGCGGTCGCAAGATTAAAATGTAAACCCAGCATCGTCCGAGCCTCCGGGGATTTGCACCGCTTACGGAAGGCCAGACTAAGCGCGAACGCAAAAGGTCGCGACAGCTCAAAAAAAGTGCGGCGCCGTTAGCGCCGCACTTGGATTTTATAGCGAAGCAGAACTCTTTATGTCTGCGGCTGCGGCTCCAGACCGCCGGTCTCAGGCCCAGCCTTCGGCTGCCGCCCGCTCGCCGGGACAGGCGAAGGACGCGGCGCCGGTGCCGGCGGCGGTTCGTCGCCTGCATCGCGGATCGGCTTTTCGCCACGCAAGAGACCGTAGATCTCTTCGCCGGTCAGCGTCTCGTATTCCAAAAGGCCCTTGGCCAGGGTCTCAAGATCCTGACGCTTCTCGGTGATAATGCGGGTCGCATCCGCGAGACCGCTTTCGACGAGGCGGCGCACTTCCGCATCGATCTTTTGCGAGGTCGATTCGGAGATGTTGTTCTGCTTGCCCATCGAATAGCCGAGGAAGACTTCTTCCTGGTTCTCGCCGTACATCACGGTGCCGAGTTGGTCGGAGAAGCCCCAGCGCGTGACCATCGCCCGGGCGAGTTTCGTCGCCTGCTCGATGTCCGACTGGGCGCCGGACGTGACCTTGTCCTTGCCGAAGATGATCTCCTCGGAGACGCGTCCACCCATCAGCACCGCAAGACGCGACGTCATCTGCTCGTAGCTCATCGACAGCTTGTCGCGTTCGGGAAGCTGCATGACCATGCCAAGCGCACGGCCGCGCGGTATGATCGTCGCCTTGTGGACCGGGTCGGTCGCCGGCACATTGAGCGCGACAATCGCGTGGCCACCTTCGTGATAGGCGGTCAGGATTTTCTCCTGTTCCGTCATGACCAAAGTGCGGCGCTCCGCACCCATCATGATCTTGTCTTTGGCGTCCTCGAACTCGCTCATCATCACAATGCGTTTGCCGCGCCGCGCCGCAAGCAGCGCCGCCTCGTTGACGAGATTCATCAGATCAGCGCCCGAGAAGCCCGGCGTGCCGCGCGCGACGGTCTTGAGATCGACATCAGGCGACAGCGGCACTTTGCGGACATGCACCTTCAGGATGCGCTCGCGGCCAATGACGTCCGGGTTCGGGACGACGATCTGGCGGTCGAAACGGCCCGGGCGCAGCAGCGCCGGATCGAGCACGTCCGGCCGGTTCGTCGCGGCAATGAGGATGATGCCCTCGTTGGCGTCGAAGCCGTCCATCTCGACGAGCAACTGGTTCAGCGTCTGCTCGCGCTCGTCGTTGCCGCCGCCGAGGCCAGCGCCGCGATGGCGACCGACCGCATCGATTTCATCGATGAAGATGATGCAGGGCGCATTCTTCTTCGCCTGCTCGAACATGTCGCGCACGCGGCTCGCGCCGACGCCGACGAACATTTCGACGAAGTCAGAGCCCGAGATCGTGAAAAACGGCACGTTGGCTTCGCCGGCGATGGCGCGGGCAAGCAGCGTCTTACCCGTGCCGGGGGGCCCGACGAGCAACACACCACGCGGAATCCGGCCGCCGAGCCGCTGGAATTTTTGCGGATCGCGCAGAAATTCGACGATCTCCTGCAGATCTTCCTTGGCCTCATCGACGCCAGCAACATCCTCAAAGGTGATGCGCCCGTGGGCTTCGGTCAGCAGCTTCGCCTTTGATTTACCGAAGCCGAGCGCTTTACCGCCCGCGCCCTGCATCTGCCGGGTGACGAAAATCCACATGCCGACGAAAGCTAGGATCGGCAGGCCGTTGATCAGCAGGGTCAAAAGCCAGCTATTGCCGTCGGACGGCGGCTTGGCGTTGATCGTCACGCCGTTCTTGACGAGGCTTTGCACCAGCGAGGGGTCGTTCGGCGTATAGGTCTCGAACGCCTTGTCGTTCTTGAGATGGCCGGACACTTCGTTGCCAACGATCGTCACCTCGCGGACCTGACCGCCCTGGACGTCGCTCAAGAACTCACTGAAGCTGATACTGTCCTGCGCAGCCGTTCGTTGGCTCGGGTTGTAGAACAACATCACGAGCGCGACGACGAGCAGAAAGATGATGACCCAGAGTGCAAAATTCCTGAAATTCGGATGCATATTCTACTCGCGACAGGCTGGCTCCGACCTCTGAGACAAGCCCGTTAAAGGAGGCACTCCTCTCGGAGCGCGTTGATGTAATGTAGGCGCGGCCGGAAGGCTTGCCAAGGGAACTTAAGATACCGCATTGCCCCTCGGAAAAGCAGGGTCATGTGACGCCAGATGAGCGGAGGCACTGACCCCGCCGCGCCGCCGAAGCGCCTCGCGTTGAAGGGTCAACCCCTCTCCATCAAGCGATAATTTCACCCCGCCGAGCGTACGATGCCAGACCTTACGTAATTGCAATGCTGCACACAGGTCTTGCGCCAAACTTTCGAGCCGTTCGAGACGCGGTGGCTTACTGCCGAGAGCCGCGATTTCGACTCCAACGACACGCAGCAAAATCTCTTCCGGCAGATCGCGCAAGCTCGCGGCGGAAATATGGACAATATCCGGAGCTGACGTCCGTTTGAGCGTTGCCCGCGCGAGATCGGCTTGAGCAGCTAAAGCACGCTCGGCTCGCGCCGTGCGGCGCCCGAGACGGGCCAAACCTGCGGCATCCAGACCCGCTTCATCGAGAAGTGGAAGAATTTCTCGTAACCTCGTACGTGCAAAAGCCAAATTCTCATTTGATGGATCGCGAAAATAGGGTTGATTGCACGCGTTGCAATAATCGATCAGCAGCTTTTTCGGCACACCAAGCAACGGCCGGTAGAGGACGACGCCATCCTGTTCTGTCATGCTTTGCATGCCGGCAAGGCCGCCAATGCCGCTGCCCCGCATCAGCCGAAACAGAATCGTTTCCGCCTGATCATCAGCGTGATGTCCTGTCAGCAAATAATCCGCGCCGAGCGACTGGGCATGCGCACGCAGCAGCGCATAACGCGCCGCGCGGGCCCGCTCCTGGACACGTGTGCGGGGCTTTGCTCCCTGCCAAATGAGGGTTTGATGCGCCAGGCCGACCGACTGCGCCCAGCGGCCGACCGTTTCAGCCTCCGCCCGTGATTCGCTACGCAGACCATGATCGACAGTGGCGACGAAAAAGCTTGTTCCAGCGGGTGCGCCCTGCCCCTGCCATTGCGCGGCAAGCCGCATCAGCGCGATGGAATCCGGACCGCCGGACACCGCGAGCAAGGCGCGTCGTCCGGCAAGTGCCGCAAAAAGGGACACGAGGCTCGCGCCGCTGAGAGGCTCCGTGGGCGCTAGTTCCCCGCTCAAGCGCCGCACTGGCTGCGCTTGGCCTCGCGCTCCGCGGCCGCTTTCACCGCCGCCGAGGCGTTCGGATATTTGTGCGGCACTTCGCTGAAGGTGGCGCAAGCCTGCTCCTTGGCGCCCAAGGTGTGCAAAGATTCACCGAGCCGGAGCATTGCCTGTGGCGCCCGCGCCGAATCCGCGTAATTCGTCGAAATCTTGAGGAACTGCTCAGCCGCCTCTCGCGCGCGGCCCCGCGCCGAATAGGATTCGCCGAGAAAATACATCGCCTCGGCCGTCAGGCGGGTCTTGGGATTTTTGTCGAGGAACGACTGAAAGCCACGCTCGGCGTTGTCGTAATCCTTCTGCTTGAAATAGCCGAGCGCCGCGTCGAATTCCTGGCGCGGCGAAGCCGGCTCCGGCTGCGTGCTGGCGAGGTGGGTGTCGGCGGGCGTTGAAACGCCGCCAGCGGGCACGCTGGGCGCGGGGGGCGTATAGGCGCTTTGAAGGTTGAGCGGCGCGTTCGGATCGCTGTTGGCCGCGCCGCCGGCATTATCAGCAGTCGGCGGCGGTGGCGCGCTTTCCCCCGCGCCGAGCGGCTTCGGCGCGCCCGGCGCATTCGGGTCGGCTGCGGGGTCGAAGACATCGTCGCCGCGCCCATGCCGCGCCGGCGTATCGGCCGACGCGCCCGCATCCGCCGAATCAGCCGGGTCCGCCGTGGCGTTGGAAGAAGCAGATCCGCTGTCCGCATCCGTCACCGCCGCCGGCGGTGAGGCCGGCGTCATTTCACTGTGACGCTGGAGGTGGCCGCCACGGCTGTCCTGGAGGCGGAAATCAACGTCTTGCTCGAATTTCTTCAGCTGATCTTGAAGCTGGTGGTTCTCGAACTGCATCTGCTGGATTTGGCCCGTCATCTGCCGGATCTGATCCTCAAGCCGTTCGACGCGGACGATCAGGCTTGCGTCGGGGCTGCCGCCGCTCGCGTCCGGCGTATAAGAGCCGCCATTGCCCTGCGAATCGCCGCCACCGCCGACATTGTCCGGCGGTGCGCCGTAGTTTTGCGCGAAGCTCAGCGAGGTTGCGCTCAGGATCATAAATCCGGCCAGCGTCAGTGCCGTCACATATGCGTTCAATCGAGTCATGCTAAAAAAATCCAGATTACCCAACCACATCATAAGGCACACTTCGACCAAAGTTAGGTTTTCGAGAAGAAATTCACCGGGAAAGGCCCGCGACTTCCCTCTCGTGAATTTGTAACGCCGAACTGATTTGGCTTAGCATTGGGTGTTGGTTTGAGATTGGGATAGTATCCCTAGAGCCCTTGAGGCCGTTTTCGCCGCGCCGCCGGCTCGATAATCCAGTGTACGCAGGAGCACCAGGGCTTGGGAAAGCATTTCGGGACCGATGGAATTCGCGGCCTAGCCAATAAGGTTATCACGCCCGAACTGGCGATGAAGGTGGCGCAGGCCACGGGCATCCTGTTTCAGCGCGGCGACCACCGCCACCGCGCCGTGATCGGCAAGGACACACGGCTCTCCGGCTATATGATCGAGACAGCCATGGTCGCCGGCTTCACCTCCGTCGGCGTCGATGTGTTGCTGCT
This Methylovirgula sp. DNA region includes the following protein-coding sequences:
- a CDS encoding ABC transporter permease, whose product is MSAPASIAATKGEFGRAPPLSSSGLIRLSPLNRRRLANFRHNKRGYWSLWIFLILFVLSLLAEFIANDKPLVASYKGEFLFPIFRDYPESQFGGFLARTDYRDPFISDEIKAHGWMIWPPIHYSYRTIERALPTPAPSPPTWMLTKAQCDAAATRVLPPGKPNHGCGDIEWNWLGTDDQGRDVAARLIYGFRISILFGLALASVSSVVGVAAGAVQGYFGGWIDLIMQRLIEIWSSVPQLYLLIIISSIITPGFFILLGTLLLFSWVNLVHVVRAEFLRARNFEYVTAARALGLSNARIMVKHVLPNAMVATLTFLPFVLNGSISTLTALDFLGFGLPAGSASLGELLLEGESNLQAPWLGLTGFFVIAIMLSLLIFIGEAVRDAFDPRKTIA
- a CDS encoding c-type cytochrome → MNSFEFNKIAGGVLGTLLFAQVVYLASSALFSHPAPPKPAESAATDAGKPAAAPAPAPAELLAAYIGKADVKKGEDDSKPCQICHNFAKGGGIILGPPLYGVVGRARASFAGFQYSDAMKAKGGTWTPQDIFIFIKDPQAFVPGTKMTFSGEPSPEKRADIVAYLDTLSDHPVPLPAPAAH
- the tilS gene encoding tRNA lysidine(34) synthetase TilS; the encoded protein is MSLFAALAGRRALLAVSGGPDSIALMRLAAQWQGQGAPAGTSFFVATVDHGLRSESRAEAETVGRWAQSVGLAHQTLIWQGAKPRTRVQERARAARYALLRAHAQSLGADYLLTGHHADDQAETILFRLMRGSGIGGLAGMQSMTEQDGVVLYRPLLGVPKKLLIDYCNACNQPYFRDPSNENLAFARTRLREILPLLDEAGLDAAGLARLGRRTARAERALAAQADLARATLKRTSAPDIVHISAASLRDLPEEILLRVVGVEIAALGSKPPRLERLESLAQDLCAALQLRKVWHRTLGGVKLSLDGEGLTLQREALRRRGGVSASAHLASHDPAFPRGNAVS
- a CDS encoding prephenate dehydratase gives rise to the protein MTNRKIAYQGEPGANSDIACRAVYPDFEPLPRATFEDALTAVSDGSADYAMIPIENSLAGRVADIHALLPTAGLYIVGEYFLPVHFQLLGIKGAKIDGLKSVYSHVHALGQCRKIIRKLNLVAHISGDTAGSAKEIAEWGDSTKAALAPALAAEIYGLDLLAADVEDEKHNTTRFVILARAPHWPERGTVATVTTFVFRVRNVPAALYKALGGFATNGVNMTKLESYMVDGEFTATQFLADVDGHPDDPALARAFEELAFFCKEFKILGVYAPHPFRTESVTAIAK
- the pal gene encoding peptidoglycan-associated lipoprotein Pal; translated protein: MSLHPRTGAFKLAVALGAALAMAACAKNPGADSLAGGYGTATPGSPQDFSQNVGDRVFFETDSTELTPTAQATLDKQATWLQQYGRYNFVVEGHADERGTREYNFALGARRAERVKEYLTARGISGERIRTISYGKERPVAVCNDISCWSQNRRVVTDLNPGQS
- a CDS encoding microcin C ABC transporter permease YejB, whose translation is MLAYLVRRILLMIPTVFGILLISFVIVQFAPGGPVERILAQLQGLETNATANFTGGDTRAGGGGSAEFGSRYRGAQGLDPKFIAELNKQFGFDKPAPERFWIMLKDYLRFDFGKSYFRDTSVLELIKEKLPVSISLGIWMTLISYLISIPLGIAKAVRDGSRFDVWTSSVIIVGYAIPSFLFAIFLIVLFCGGSFWQIFPLRGLTSENFDTLSLFGKIKDYFWHITLPVTALTLSGFATITFLTKNSFLDEIRKQYVLTARMKGLSERRVLYGHVFRNAMMIVIAGFPGAFINAFFGGALLIETIFSLDGLGLLSYESVINRDYPVVFANVYIFALLGLVVNLIADLTYTWIDPRIDFETREV
- the ftsH gene encoding ATP-dependent zinc metalloprotease FtsH, with protein sequence MHPNFRNFALWVIIFLLVVALVMLFYNPSQRTAAQDSISFSEFLSDVQGGQVREVTIVGNEVSGHLKNDKAFETYTPNDPSLVQSLVKNGVTINAKPPSDGNSWLLTLLINGLPILAFVGMWIFVTRQMQGAGGKALGFGKSKAKLLTEAHGRITFEDVAGVDEAKEDLQEIVEFLRDPQKFQRLGGRIPRGVLLVGPPGTGKTLLARAIAGEANVPFFTISGSDFVEMFVGVGASRVRDMFEQAKKNAPCIIFIDEIDAVGRHRGAGLGGGNDEREQTLNQLLVEMDGFDANEGIILIAATNRPDVLDPALLRPGRFDRQIVVPNPDVIGRERILKVHVRKVPLSPDVDLKTVARGTPGFSGADLMNLVNEAALLAARRGKRIVMMSEFEDAKDKIMMGAERRTLVMTEQEKILTAYHEGGHAIVALNVPATDPVHKATIIPRGRALGMVMQLPERDKLSMSYEQMTSRLAVLMGGRVSEEIIFGKDKVTSGAQSDIEQATKLARAMVTRWGFSDQLGTVMYGENQEEVFLGYSMGKQNNISESTSQKIDAEVRRLVESGLADATRIITEKRQDLETLAKGLLEYETLTGEEIYGLLRGEKPIRDAGDEPPPAPAPRPSPVPASGRQPKAGPETGGLEPQPQT
- a CDS encoding extracellular solute-binding protein yields the protein MTSQQRLVVSRRSVLQLCSGLIGASIPFRSIPVLADAPASGGETHGLSIFGDLALPKDFKSFAYVNPQAPKGGQLALQPSGGGANVSPTTFNSFNDYILKGDGAAGMGAIFDSLMAGNSDEPDALYGLVAEKVWVSTDKLTYRFFLRKQARFHDGTPLTAHDVVFSLNILKTQGHPAISQSLRDLESAVAEADDVVRVSLRKGHGREAAMIIAGQPIFSAAYYGKNAFNETTLQPPLGSGPYKVGAFDAGHFIVFERVADYWGKDLPVNVGQNNFDRIRYEYFADRKVAFEAFKAGVFTFREEFTSAVWATQYGFAAANDGRVKRETLPDQLPLGTQAWFLNIRRDKFKDIRIREALEQCFDFEWTNRNIMYGLYHRTTSYFQNSPMMATGTPSPEELAILAPFKAKLPAAVFGEVPVPPVSDGSGQDRALLRKANDLLIAAGCKRDGDNLLLPDGKPFEIEFLDFDNALEPHTAPFIRNLNLLGITARFRVVDPAQFKERTDNFDYDIITSRFGLGLTPGEAMRAYFSSHTANVPGSYNISGIADPVIDALIEEALVVDTREKLTYICRSIDRILRVGHYWVPMWNKPNHLVAYWDLFSRPQRSAKYDIGVVSTWWYDTAKAARVHLPGQ